A stretch of the Bacillus sp. B-jedd genome encodes the following:
- a CDS encoding glucose-1-phosphate adenylyltransferase: MVKKKCVAMLLAGGQGSRLKMLTKDLAKPAVPFGGKYRIIDFTLSNCTNSGIDTVGVLTQYQPMILNSYIGIGSAWDLDRKDGGVTVLPPFSESSEVKWYTGTACAVYQNLNYLKQYSPEYILILSGDHIYKMNYGEMLQYHIEKGAEVTISVVQVPFAEAGRFGIMNTGSDMRIEEFEEKPEIPKNNLASMGIYIFNWKTLLECLERDYSDETSSHDFGKDVIPALVEEGRRLYAYPFKGYWKDVGTVRSFWEANMDLLDDRGGLNLFDQEWRIYSVSPNQPPQYISGDALVIQSLVNEGCTVEGDVERSVLFQGVTIEKGAFIKESVIMPDAVIGKNTIIERAIVPCDLVIPDGMIIKPPLGEIVLVNKEMIQEHYLAT, from the coding sequence GTGGTTAAGAAGAAATGTGTGGCTATGCTGCTGGCAGGGGGCCAGGGGAGCAGGCTGAAAATGCTGACGAAGGATCTTGCCAAGCCTGCAGTCCCATTCGGCGGCAAATACCGGATTATTGACTTCACCTTAAGTAATTGCACGAATTCCGGGATTGACACTGTGGGGGTACTGACACAGTACCAGCCGATGATACTGAACTCCTATATCGGAATTGGCAGTGCATGGGACCTGGACCGGAAGGATGGTGGGGTGACGGTGCTTCCTCCATTCAGCGAGTCCTCTGAAGTGAAGTGGTATACTGGCACGGCATGCGCGGTCTATCAAAATCTCAATTATTTGAAGCAGTACAGTCCCGAGTACATTCTTATTCTGTCTGGGGACCACATTTACAAAATGAATTACGGAGAAATGCTGCAGTACCACATAGAAAAAGGAGCCGAGGTGACTATCTCCGTCGTTCAGGTTCCTTTTGCAGAAGCGGGCAGGTTTGGCATCATGAATACGGGCAGCGACATGCGGATCGAGGAATTTGAGGAAAAACCTGAAATTCCAAAAAACAACCTTGCTTCTATGGGCATCTATATTTTTAACTGGAAAACACTTCTGGAATGTCTTGAACGGGATTATAGCGATGAGACGTCAAGCCATGACTTCGGAAAGGATGTCATTCCTGCCCTTGTCGAAGAGGGAAGAAGGCTTTATGCCTATCCTTTTAAAGGGTACTGGAAAGATGTTGGCACGGTCAGGAGTTTTTGGGAGGCGAATATGGACCTTTTGGATGACCGGGGCGGACTGAATTTATTTGACCAGGAATGGAGGATTTATTCCGTCAGTCCGAATCAGCCTCCACAGTATATTTCCGGGGATGCACTAGTCATCCAGTCCCTCGTCAATGAAGGGTGCACAGTTGAGGGTGATGTGGAACGGTCGGTTTTGTTTCAGGGAGTCACCATTGAAAAAGGCGCCTTTATAAAGGAATCGGTGATAATGCCCGATGCGGTAATCGGTAAAAACACTATCATTGAGCGGGCGATTGTGCCATGTGATTTGGTGATTCCCGATGGGATGATCATCAAGCCCCCACTTGGAGAAATTGTTTTGGTGAACAAAGAAATGATTCAGGAACACTATCTAGCTACTTAA
- a CDS encoding GNAT family N-acetyltransferase, with protein MLIRKATIQDAEGIAYVHVKSWQAAYRGIVNQDVLDGLEVEQRVSLWKETLSNPHLNSPVYVAVKEDGRIIGFASFGPERQEKKNGAGELYAIYLLPEALRQKAGTRLVIAGVTELIAGNFHSMLVWVLAENPSRKFYEQFTPVYVKEETLAIGNKTHTEIAYQWNDLPNLLIQLKDKL; from the coding sequence ATGCTAATCCGGAAAGCAACTATTCAGGATGCGGAAGGAATTGCTTATGTTCATGTGAAAAGCTGGCAGGCTGCATACAGGGGAATTGTAAACCAGGATGTACTTGACGGGTTGGAGGTCGAGCAAAGAGTTTCTTTATGGAAGGAAACTCTCTCGAATCCCCATCTCAACTCACCTGTCTATGTTGCTGTTAAAGAGGATGGCCGGATAATCGGTTTTGCCTCCTTTGGTCCAGAACGGCAAGAAAAGAAGAACGGGGCGGGGGAGTTATATGCCATCTACCTCCTTCCAGAAGCTCTAAGGCAAAAGGCGGGAACCAGACTTGTCATTGCAGGCGTCACAGAGTTAATCGCCGGAAATTTTCATTCAATGCTTGTCTGGGTTCTGGCGGAAAACCCTTCTCGTAAATTTTACGAACAATTCACCCCTGTCTATGTAAAAGAAGAAACACTAGCCATCGGCAACAAAACACATACTGAAATTGCTTATCAGTGGAACGACCTTCCGAACTTGCTTATCCAGCTTAAAGATAAGTTATAA
- a CDS encoding LapA family protein, protein MKTQWSLLLGIVFAILVAIFAIMNVEPVEVDYYFGTSHWPLILVVLGSVLAGVVIMGAVGTTRIVALKRELRKVRKERDELQVRTHLAAKDAVQPDERRNSYDSVETQT, encoded by the coding sequence ATGAAAACGCAGTGGAGTTTACTGTTGGGAATTGTTTTTGCCATACTGGTCGCCATTTTCGCCATCATGAATGTAGAACCCGTTGAAGTCGATTATTACTTTGGTACTTCCCATTGGCCGCTCATTCTCGTTGTCCTTGGCTCCGTCCTCGCAGGGGTTGTTATTATGGGCGCTGTCGGTACCACGAGGATTGTCGCTCTGAAAAGAGAATTGCGGAAGGTCCGGAAAGAGCGTGATGAGCTTCAAGTAAGGACCCACCTTGCCGCTAAAGATGCTGTGCAGCCCGATGAAAGAAGAAACTCGTATG
- a CDS encoding sugar phosphate nucleotidyltransferase, which translates to MKQLLGVIDAATHHEDLQDLLLHRPVAALPFAGRYRLIDFILSSMVNSGISSVAVFPKFGYRSLMDHLGSGKNWDLNRKRDGLFLFPASPMDAERNSGIGCFSHYADNLDYFYRSSQEYTVISNSFTVINTDFRELLQKHLECGCEMTEVYKYGKPLDIYLLKTSLLIELIETRYQTGYACIKDVFEDMKSPFTVCRYEYDGFARRVDSIKNYYRTSMELLDAGVWNALFKRRQPIFTKVKDEPPSRYFEDSFVKRSLVANGCQLRGNIENSIIARGVTIGKGSVIRNSIIMQKCEIGEGCVLDSVILDKDSKVEAGTIIAGNPAQPQVYRKGSVIENESYSAKSLMIL; encoded by the coding sequence ATGAAACAGCTTTTAGGCGTCATAGATGCCGCTACACACCACGAAGACTTGCAAGATTTGCTGCTGCATAGGCCTGTTGCTGCCCTGCCTTTTGCAGGGAGATACCGCCTCATAGACTTCATCCTTTCCAGCATGGTGAATTCGGGAATTAGCAGTGTTGCTGTCTTCCCGAAGTTTGGATACAGATCACTAATGGACCATCTCGGTTCGGGCAAGAACTGGGATTTAAATAGAAAGAGGGACGGATTATTCCTTTTCCCGGCTTCCCCGATGGATGCGGAACGAAATTCAGGAATCGGATGCTTTTCCCATTACGCGGATAATCTCGATTATTTTTATAGAAGCTCACAGGAATATACGGTCATTTCAAATTCATTTACAGTCATTAACACGGATTTTAGGGAACTTTTGCAAAAGCACCTTGAATGTGGTTGTGAAATGACTGAGGTTTACAAGTATGGAAAGCCGCTTGATATATACCTTTTGAAAACCTCGCTGCTGATTGAGCTGATTGAGACGAGGTATCAAACTGGTTATGCCTGCATCAAGGATGTTTTTGAAGACATGAAGAGCCCATTCACCGTTTGTCGGTATGAATATGATGGGTTTGCTAGAAGGGTGGACTCCATAAAAAACTATTACAGAACAAGCATGGAGCTGCTCGATGCTGGGGTCTGGAATGCCTTGTTTAAAAGGCGCCAGCCAATTTTCACAAAGGTGAAAGATGAGCCGCCATCCCGTTATTTTGAGGACTCTTTCGTTAAGCGCAGCCTTGTCGCAAATGGCTGCCAGCTGAGAGGGAATATAGAAAACAGCATTATTGCCAGAGGCGTTACAATTGGAAAGGGATCGGTCATTCGCAACAGCATCATCATGCAAAAGTGTGAGATTGGTGAAGGCTGTGTCCTGGACTCTGTCATACTCGATAAGGATTCAAAAGTTGAAGCAGGAACAATCATTGCGGGAAACCCCGCTCAGCCACAGGTTTACAGAAAGGGCTCTGTCATTGAAAATGAAAGCTATTCTGCAAAATCGCTGATGATTTTATAA
- a CDS encoding TraR/DksA C4-type zinc finger protein: protein MLSEKQLNTLKVALHDEKAALESQLEMGDGYADRDEMETETVGELSSYDNHPADLGTELFEREKNFALEDHAGTQLQKVSAALAAIAEGSYGVCRECGKEIPYERLEVIPSTLYCVEHTPDQKVADDRPVEEEILEPSVPNSFRGRSEGGVIDTNDSFEEVARYGTSEGPSDLVGDYDGYDELYNKGINEEAPPEEIEEYVSNDIEGGNREYNPTNEKLEELEAMLDRKGLDSQMGDVHYKKKDSYIDDDDQDE from the coding sequence ATGTTAAGCGAGAAGCAATTAAATACATTGAAAGTTGCGTTGCATGATGAGAAGGCTGCTTTGGAAAGTCAGCTTGAGATGGGCGATGGGTATGCGGATCGGGATGAAATGGAGACGGAGACAGTTGGTGAGCTGTCTTCTTATGATAATCATCCGGCCGATCTTGGCACTGAGCTTTTTGAAAGGGAAAAGAATTTTGCCCTTGAAGACCATGCAGGCACGCAGCTGCAGAAAGTAAGCGCCGCCCTGGCGGCCATCGCGGAAGGCTCCTATGGCGTCTGCCGTGAATGCGGTAAGGAGATTCCTTATGAACGTCTTGAAGTGATTCCTTCCACTCTTTATTGTGTCGAGCATACCCCGGATCAGAAAGTGGCTGATGACAGGCCTGTCGAGGAAGAAATACTGGAGCCTTCTGTGCCCAATTCCTTCAGGGGAAGGAGCGAAGGCGGGGTCATTGATACAAATGACAGCTTCGAGGAAGTAGCCCGCTATGGAACCTCAGAAGGACCTTCTGATTTGGTCGGGGACTATGACGGCTATGATGAACTTTACAATAAAGGAATCAATGAAGAAGCGCCCCCTGAAGAAATCGAAGAGTACGTTTCAAATGATATTGAGGGCGGAAACAGGGAATACAATCCAACAAACGAAAAACTGGAAGAGCTTGAGGCAATGCTCGACCGCAAAGGCCTCGATTCGCAAATGGGTGATGTGCATTATAAGAAGAAAGATAGCTATATTGATGATGACGATCAGGACGAATGA
- a CDS encoding DMT family transporter, which translates to MKPIINPYAALAIGVITVSASAIFVKFSASPSSVIAFYRLFFSVLFMLPLFLAKFTPELRKVTKKDWVFTIVAGVLLAFHFILWFESLNYTSVASSTVLVTLQPLFAFLGTYLFFKEKMTLGAITSGIIAIIGSFIISWGDFQISGSALFGDFLALVACAFITGYLLFGQTVRQRVSLITYTFLVYLISTVTLFIYVVATGESFIPVQQSDWIQFILLALLPTLLGHSLFNWVVKWISTSMISMAILFEPIGAAILAYFLLGESVIWSQVVGGGVVIAGISLFIINERRLKLKQVAVER; encoded by the coding sequence ATGAAACCTATCATCAATCCGTATGCGGCTTTAGCAATCGGAGTAATTACCGTATCCGCATCAGCCATATTTGTGAAATTCAGTGCATCACCGTCCAGCGTTATTGCTTTTTACCGGTTATTTTTTTCTGTCCTATTCATGCTTCCGCTATTTCTGGCAAAATTCACGCCTGAATTAAGAAAGGTAACTAAAAAGGACTGGGTCTTTACTATAGTAGCTGGCGTCTTATTGGCATTTCACTTTATCCTCTGGTTTGAATCGTTAAACTACACATCCGTTGCGAGTTCCACTGTACTCGTCACACTGCAGCCGTTGTTCGCCTTCCTTGGAACCTATTTGTTCTTTAAGGAAAAAATGACGCTTGGTGCAATCACAAGTGGGATTATTGCTATAATCGGGAGCTTTATTATTAGCTGGGGAGATTTCCAAATCAGCGGTTCAGCCCTATTCGGGGACTTTCTAGCCCTTGTCGCCTGTGCGTTTATTACGGGGTACCTGTTATTCGGCCAGACAGTAAGACAAAGAGTATCACTGATTACCTATACTTTTTTAGTATACCTCATTAGTACTGTGACGTTATTTATTTATGTTGTCGCCACCGGTGAGTCGTTCATTCCGGTTCAGCAAAGTGACTGGATTCAATTTATCCTTTTGGCATTGCTGCCAACGCTGCTTGGCCATAGCCTTTTTAACTGGGTTGTGAAATGGATCAGTACATCAATGATATCGATGGCGATTTTATTTGAGCCGATCGGGGCAGCGATACTCGCATATTTTCTCCTCGGTGAATCAGTCATCTGGTCTCAAGTTGTTGGCGGGGGCGTTGTCATAGCGGGGATATCGCTGTTTATAATTAATGAGCGCCGCCTGAAGCTTAAACAAGTGGCAGTCGAGCGGTAA
- a CDS encoding 1,4-dihydroxy-2-naphthoate polyprenyltransferase — protein sequence MHAQLQSGTPHIPESNRGFRAWWQLTRPHTLTAAFVPVFLGTALALPSGKIHFGLFFAMLFASLLIQAATNMFNEYYDFKRGLDTEHSIGIGGAIVRDGISPRTVMVLALTLYGISLLLGIYICMETSWWLALIGSLSMLCGYLYTGGPYPIAYTPLGELFAGFFMGCLIILISYFIQTGDVSGISILVSIPVSILVGAILLANNIRDHDGDKEFGRKTLAILLGRENAIRFLAGMFITAYLLVAVFIAAGIASAWAAIVVLSAPKAINAVKGFKAGKAPIQMMPAMKATAQTNTIFGFLLSVGLLIGFFL from the coding sequence ATGCATGCACAGTTACAATCTGGCACCCCCCATATTCCTGAATCGAACCGCGGATTCCGCGCCTGGTGGCAGCTGACAAGACCACATACTCTAACAGCGGCCTTTGTGCCTGTTTTTCTTGGGACGGCGCTCGCCCTTCCTTCTGGCAAAATCCATTTCGGGCTCTTTTTCGCGATGTTGTTTGCCAGCCTATTAATTCAGGCGGCAACCAATATGTTCAATGAGTATTATGACTTTAAGAGGGGCCTTGATACCGAGCATTCGATTGGGATTGGCGGAGCCATAGTCCGCGATGGCATCAGCCCAAGGACGGTTATGGTGCTCGCTCTTACCCTTTATGGGATTTCTCTTTTGCTTGGCATATATATCTGTATGGAAACGAGCTGGTGGCTGGCGCTGATTGGCAGCTTGTCAATGCTTTGCGGCTATCTGTACACAGGCGGCCCCTACCCGATTGCGTATACGCCCCTGGGCGAATTGTTTGCCGGATTTTTTATGGGATGCCTAATCATTCTCATTTCTTATTTCATTCAGACCGGAGATGTTTCCGGCATAAGCATCCTTGTCTCCATCCCAGTGTCCATCCTTGTTGGTGCGATCCTTCTTGCCAACAATATCCGCGATCATGACGGGGACAAGGAATTTGGCAGGAAAACACTGGCCATCCTTCTTGGCAGGGAAAATGCCATCCGCTTTTTAGCGGGTATGTTCATTACCGCCTATCTGCTTGTTGCGGTATTTATCGCCGCAGGAATAGCTTCGGCTTGGGCTGCGATTGTCGTTTTGAGTGCGCCTAAAGCAATCAATGCGGTGAAGGGCTTTAAGGCCGGCAAAGCGCCGATTCAGATGATGCCCGCCATGAAAGCGACAGCGCAGACGAATACAATTTTTGGTTTTCTTCTCTCAGTTGGTTTACTGATCGGGTTTTTCCTATAA
- a CDS encoding MgtC/SapB family protein, which produces MSAFETEIFVKLGISAILGLVIGLERELKRKPVGLKTSLVICIVSCLLTIVSMESAYNAVPGAVNITMDPLRLAAQIVSGIGFLGAGVILRRGNDSISGLTTAAMIWGAAGIGIAVGAGFYLESFVGVALLIFSVEFIPFIMKLIGPKQLREKEILLQLYVGEREHIDSLIDFIYEQKYILRKVRIKDLSDGNHHVNLQIAVNIKLKTTEVYNMISDQQGIQRVEIESMS; this is translated from the coding sequence ATGTCGGCATTTGAAACGGAGATTTTTGTAAAACTAGGAATATCGGCGATTCTTGGGTTGGTAATTGGCCTCGAGAGAGAATTGAAGCGAAAGCCAGTAGGGCTTAAGACAAGCCTGGTCATCTGCATTGTCAGTTGTCTGCTAACCATTGTATCCATGGAATCTGCTTATAATGCCGTCCCGGGCGCGGTCAATATTACGATGGATCCGCTTCGGCTTGCGGCACAGATTGTATCGGGAATCGGTTTTCTTGGTGCAGGGGTTATTTTGCGGAGAGGAAATGACAGCATTTCAGGTCTAACTACCGCGGCAATGATTTGGGGTGCGGCGGGAATTGGGATTGCAGTGGGCGCGGGTTTCTATCTTGAATCGTTCGTAGGTGTCGCCTTGTTAATTTTCAGTGTGGAATTCATTCCATTTATCATGAAACTGATTGGACCGAAGCAATTGAGGGAAAAAGAAATCCTTTTACAGCTATATGTGGGTGAACGGGAACACATTGACTCCCTAATTGATTTCATTTATGAACAAAAATATATTTTAAGAAAGGTCCGGATAAAGGATCTCAGCGACGGCAACCATCACGTCAACTTGCAAATCGCTGTAAATATAAAATTGAAAACGACAGAAGTCTATAACATGATTTCGGACCAACAGGGCATCCAGCGAGTGGAAATCGAAAGCATGAGTTAA